From the genome of Streptomyces sp. NBC_01260, one region includes:
- a CDS encoding alpha/beta hydrolase: MSSYRPTRRNVIKAAGGISAAMALGAGGTLAAASPASAAGDGFGLRVVEHNEGDPRMWYYRFATDAIGWNPGVNVLLPDDYHTGGRTYPVLYLFHGGGTDQDFITFDRAGIRDWTAGKPVIVVMPDGGHAGWYSNPVSSNTGPRNWETFHINQLLPWIDANFRTYAEYDGRAVAGFSMGGFGALKYAAKYYGHFASVSAHSGPASLRRDAGLVAHWANASSAALDLGGGTVYGIPLWDEARVSADNPVERVESYRNKRVFLVAGTSPDPVNWFDTVNETQVLAGQREFRARLGDAGIPHEWYEEPGGHMIRDYMVRRDLDGIVARLRKA; encoded by the coding sequence TTGAGCAGCTACCGTCCCACCCGCAGAAACGTCATCAAGGCCGCCGGTGGAATCTCCGCCGCGATGGCTCTGGGCGCCGGGGGCACCCTCGCGGCCGCGTCCCCGGCCAGTGCGGCGGGCGACGGCTTCGGACTGCGCGTCGTGGAGCACAACGAGGGCGACCCGCGTATGTGGTACTACCGGTTCGCGACCGACGCGATCGGCTGGAATCCGGGCGTCAACGTCCTGCTCCCCGACGACTACCACACCGGCGGACGCACCTACCCGGTCCTCTACCTGTTCCACGGAGGCGGTACGGACCAGGACTTCATCACCTTCGACCGCGCGGGCATCCGGGACTGGACGGCCGGGAAGCCGGTCATCGTCGTGATGCCCGACGGTGGACACGCGGGCTGGTACTCCAACCCGGTCAGCTCCAACACCGGCCCCCGGAACTGGGAAACCTTCCACATCAACCAGCTGCTTCCCTGGATCGATGCGAACTTCCGTACCTACGCCGAGTACGACGGCCGTGCCGTCGCCGGGTTCTCGATGGGCGGCTTCGGCGCCCTGAAGTACGCGGCCAAGTACTACGGCCACTTCGCCTCGGTGAGCGCCCACTCGGGCCCGGCCAGTCTGCGCCGCGACGCCGGACTGGTCGCCCACTGGGCCAACGCGTCCTCGGCCGCCCTGGACCTGGGCGGCGGCACGGTCTACGGCATTCCGCTGTGGGACGAGGCCAGGGTCAGCGCCGACAATCCGGTCGAGCGGGTCGAGAGCTACCGGAACAAGCGGGTCTTCCTGGTGGCCGGTACCAGCCCCGACCCGGTCAACTGGTTCGACACGGTCAACGAGACCCAGGTGCTCGCCGGCCAGCGGGAGTTCCGGGCCCGCCTCGGCGACGCCGGTATCCCGCACGAGTGGTACGAGGAGCCGGGCGGACACATGATCCGCGACTACATGGTCCGCCGAGACCTCGACGGCATCGTCGCCCGGCTCCGCAAGGCCTAG
- a CDS encoding C39 family peptidase, which translates to MRRRLVSLAIAVAAAGVLLHPGTAQASPAPHTPSVSVLAHGAKAGTAVVSGHNQPGTRLKVDSGSTRSGHWLGIDYQVQETGYWCGPAATRIALSARIAPPSQGVLAGQLGTTEAGTDHIGQVTGVLNSNLGGGWYETKEMPNDPPTQGQRDLLWNDIVFDIDRNYPLVANIVAPPGNQPPGYPSDQTIYHYFTVFGYDEVDRTVLIADPASFSGNQIYWISFDQLATLIPPKGYSA; encoded by the coding sequence ATGCGCAGGAGACTTGTGTCCTTGGCGATCGCCGTCGCCGCCGCCGGAGTTCTCCTCCACCCCGGCACGGCCCAGGCGTCGCCCGCACCGCACACCCCGTCCGTGTCCGTACTCGCCCACGGAGCGAAGGCCGGTACGGCTGTCGTCAGCGGGCACAATCAGCCCGGCACCCGGCTGAAGGTCGACTCCGGCAGTACCCGTAGCGGGCACTGGCTGGGGATCGACTATCAGGTTCAGGAGACCGGTTACTGGTGCGGTCCGGCCGCCACCCGGATCGCGCTCTCGGCCCGGATCGCCCCGCCCAGCCAGGGCGTTCTGGCCGGGCAGCTCGGTACGACCGAGGCCGGCACCGATCACATCGGCCAGGTCACCGGCGTACTCAACTCGAACCTCGGCGGGGGCTGGTACGAGACCAAGGAGATGCCGAACGACCCGCCCACCCAGGGCCAGCGGGACCTGCTGTGGAACGACATCGTCTTCGACATCGACCGCAACTACCCGCTGGTGGCCAACATCGTCGCCCCGCCCGGCAACCAGCCTCCCGGCTACCCGTCGGACCAGACGATCTATCACTACTTCACCGTCTTCGGCTACGACGAGGTGGACCGCACCGTCCTCATAGCCGACCCCGCCTCCTTCAGCGGCAACCAGATCTACTGGATCTCCTTCGATCAGCTCGCCACGCTGATCCCGCCGAAGGGCTACTCGGCGTGA
- a CDS encoding ArsR/SmtB family transcription factor → MLRVYFTSEDLARVRVAPGPDFLWEISNSVQTLQRRDSERVFGAWRRWVRPRLSASPRLLSSLLPPRGYSPDFLTPTTGDRATLQAAVDTLMSTPRPRLRTDLTQLAATLQLPSWVRSLAGGDADTLRQLGEALRTYQLEALAPYWQRVHAHIDADRALRLRSLLDGGTEGLLAGLGPQFRWRPPVLEVTYPVDQQLWLRGRGLVLQPSFFCWPTPITLADGDLPPVLVYPIHHTTDWAGPAPARAAEGAGPLGPLLGRTRAGLLRATRTGCSTVEAARLLDVTHPAVSQHLNVLRAAGLVATVRKAGRSFHVATAEGRALLAAEERARR, encoded by the coding sequence ATGCTGCGGGTGTACTTCACCTCCGAGGACCTGGCGCGGGTCCGGGTGGCCCCCGGGCCGGACTTCCTCTGGGAGATCAGCAACAGCGTGCAGACCCTGCAACGGCGTGACAGTGAAAGGGTGTTCGGCGCGTGGCGCCGCTGGGTGCGGCCGCGGCTCTCCGCGAGCCCCCGGCTGCTGTCATCCCTGCTGCCGCCGCGCGGGTACTCGCCGGACTTCCTCACCCCCACCACCGGCGACCGGGCCACGCTGCAGGCGGCCGTCGACACCCTGATGAGCACTCCACGCCCACGACTGCGAACCGACCTGACCCAACTGGCGGCCACGCTCCAACTTCCCAGCTGGGTACGTTCCTTGGCCGGAGGGGACGCCGACACGCTCCGCCAGCTCGGCGAGGCGCTGCGCACCTACCAGCTGGAGGCCCTCGCGCCGTACTGGCAGCGCGTCCACGCCCACATAGACGCCGACCGCGCCCTCCGTCTGCGCAGTCTCCTCGACGGTGGCACCGAGGGGCTGCTGGCCGGGCTCGGACCACAGTTCCGCTGGCGCCCGCCCGTACTTGAGGTGACGTACCCCGTAGATCAGCAACTATGGCTGCGCGGCAGGGGACTTGTGCTGCAACCGTCGTTCTTCTGCTGGCCCACGCCGATCACCCTGGCCGACGGGGACCTGCCGCCCGTTCTCGTCTACCCCATCCACCACACCACTGACTGGGCGGGCCCCGCACCGGCCCGCGCCGCGGAGGGAGCCGGACCGCTGGGCCCGCTGCTCGGCCGCACCCGTGCGGGCCTCCTGCGCGCGACCCGTACCGGCTGCTCCACGGTCGAGGCGGCCCGGCTCCTGGACGTGACCCACCCCGCCGTCAGCCAGCACCTGAACGTGCTCCGCGCGGCGGGCCTGGTCGCCACCGTGCGCAAGGCCGGACGGTCCTTCCACGTCGCGACGGCGGAGGGGCGGGCCCTGCTGGCCGCCGAGGAGCGGGCACGGCGCTGA
- a CDS encoding class I SAM-dependent methyltransferase: protein MNTADTNAPRPDHTGADAGTAAVAEILELDAEVLRTYLSELTTWLGDLSDREPGRIVDLGSGTGTGAIALAQRFPRAEVSAVDRSPQMLHRLTVKVSALSLADRVRGIQADLDEGRPALGTVDLVWAAASLHHMGDPGRVLSHVFDALRPGGLLAVTEMDFFPRFLPEDIGMGRPGLEARLHAALNEGPAADWTDHLVRAGFALEAARPFVIDLPAPLPAATARYAQVCLRKLRSHLDGQLPAEDLAALDAVTDDEGPHGVLRRDDLTVRTTWTTWVGRRP from the coding sequence ATGAACACCGCAGACACGAATGCCCCGCGCCCGGACCACACCGGGGCCGACGCCGGCACCGCCGCCGTGGCCGAGATCCTGGAGCTCGACGCCGAGGTCCTGCGGACCTACCTGTCGGAGCTGACCACCTGGCTGGGTGACCTGTCCGACCGGGAACCCGGCCGCATCGTCGACCTGGGCAGTGGAACCGGCACCGGGGCCATCGCGCTGGCCCAGCGTTTTCCGCGGGCCGAGGTCTCGGCGGTGGACCGCTCGCCGCAGATGCTCCACCGGCTGACGGTGAAGGTGTCCGCGCTCTCACTCGCCGACCGGGTCCGCGGCATCCAGGCGGATCTGGACGAGGGCCGGCCGGCACTCGGCACCGTCGACCTGGTCTGGGCGGCCGCCTCTCTGCACCACATGGGTGACCCCGGCCGGGTGCTGTCGCATGTGTTCGACGCCCTGCGGCCGGGCGGCCTCCTGGCCGTCACCGAGATGGACTTCTTCCCCCGCTTTCTGCCCGAGGACATCGGGATGGGCAGGCCGGGCCTGGAGGCCCGACTCCATGCCGCCCTGAACGAGGGGCCCGCCGCCGACTGGACGGATCACCTGGTCCGCGCGGGCTTTGCGCTGGAGGCCGCGCGCCCCTTCGTGATCGACCTGCCCGCCCCGCTGCCGGCCGCCACCGCCCGCTACGCCCAGGTGTGCCTGCGGAAGCTGCGCTCGCACCTGGACGGGCAGCTCCCCGCCGAGGATCTGGCCGCACTCGACGCCGTCACCGACGATGAAGGCCCGCACGGCGTCCTGCGGCGCGATGACCTCACGGTCCGGACCACCTGGACCACCTGGGTGGGGCGCCGCCCCTGA
- a CDS encoding cupin domain-containing protein produces the protein MHDTRKRSGQCPGADQLGVHPGKDWFTVLSGTITLLLGERAIRVETGQAAEFSTMVPHAIKAHGGPAEILCILDHDGRRTHLHSPA, from the coding sequence GTGCATGACACAAGAAAGCGATCTGGACAGTGCCCGGGGGCCGACCAGCTCGGCGTACACCCCGGCAAGGACTGGTTCACCGTCCTGTCGGGAACCATCACGCTGCTCCTCGGCGAGCGCGCCATCCGGGTCGAAACGGGCCAGGCGGCCGAGTTCTCCACCATGGTCCCGCACGCCATCAAGGCGCACGGCGGACCGGCCGAGATCCTGTGCATCCTCGATCACGACGGACGGCGCACACATCTCCACTCCCCGGCGTGA
- a CDS encoding MBL fold metallo-hydrolase produces the protein MTGADSKLPLRTRLRALRPADFGADPVGTRMERIRRSPNFADGVFQNPVGARTKPSGSALEFAKTYFRKEERALRSPTGDVPVHATTLADLATPPVSGLRLTWMGHSSVLAEIDGRRVLFDPVWGDRCSPFAFAGPRRLHPAPLPLAALGPVDVVVISHDHYDHLDLPTIRALAGTDTAFAVPLGVGAHLERWGVPLDRIHELDWNEATEVAGIRLTATPARHFCGRGLRNQQHTLWASWVVAGPEHRIYHSGDTGYFPGFKEIGAEHGPFDATMIQIGAYSQYWPKDHTNGKPEPGAWPDIHMSPDEGVQAHLDLQGDDPAAGVMLPIHWGTFNLALHPWAEPAEWSMRATQFVGVTMVAPHPGRPFEPADPPAVEPWWRGVAAEPVAGWGNWPPVHVPLPGGTMAPAPDRDRDPAAQA, from the coding sequence GTGACCGGCGCTGACTCCAAGCTTCCGCTCCGCACCCGGCTGCGTGCGCTGCGGCCCGCCGACTTCGGGGCCGACCCGGTCGGCACCCGTATGGAGCGCATTCGTCGTTCCCCCAACTTCGCCGACGGAGTGTTCCAGAACCCGGTGGGGGCAAGGACCAAACCGTCGGGGTCCGCTCTGGAGTTCGCGAAGACCTACTTCCGCAAGGAGGAGCGGGCGCTCAGATCGCCGACCGGTGATGTGCCGGTCCACGCCACCACCCTGGCCGATCTCGCCACGCCCCCCGTCTCCGGGCTGCGGCTCACCTGGATGGGCCATTCCAGTGTGCTCGCCGAGATCGACGGCCGGCGGGTGCTGTTCGACCCGGTCTGGGGTGACCGCTGCTCGCCCTTCGCGTTCGCAGGACCCAGGCGTCTGCATCCCGCACCGCTGCCGCTCGCCGCGCTCGGACCGGTCGATGTGGTGGTGATCTCCCACGACCACTACGACCACCTCGACCTTCCGACCATCCGGGCCCTGGCCGGTACGGACACGGCCTTCGCGGTGCCGCTCGGGGTCGGGGCGCACCTGGAGCGCTGGGGCGTGCCCCTGGACCGGATCCACGAGCTCGACTGGAACGAGGCCACGGAGGTCGCCGGGATCCGCCTGACAGCCACCCCGGCCCGGCACTTCTGCGGCCGCGGCCTTCGTAACCAGCAGCACACCCTCTGGGCCTCGTGGGTCGTCGCTGGACCCGAGCACCGGATCTACCACAGCGGCGACACCGGGTATTTCCCCGGCTTCAAGGAGATCGGCGCCGAGCACGGGCCGTTCGACGCCACCATGATCCAGATCGGTGCGTACAGCCAGTACTGGCCCAAGGACCACACGAACGGCAAGCCGGAGCCCGGTGCGTGGCCGGACATCCACATGAGCCCCGACGAGGGGGTCCAGGCCCATCTGGACCTCCAGGGCGATGACCCGGCGGCGGGCGTCATGCTGCCGATCCACTGGGGGACGTTCAATCTCGCCCTGCATCCGTGGGCCGAGCCTGCCGAATGGTCGATGCGTGCCACCCAGTTCGTCGGGGTGACGATGGTGGCTCCGCACCCGGGCCGGCCGTTCGAGCCCGCCGATCCTCCGGCGGTCGAACCGTGGTGGCGTGGTGTGGCGGCGGAGCCCGTAGCGGGATGGGGCAACTGGCCCCCGGTCCACGTACCGCTTCCCGGCGGAACGATGGCACCCGCCCCCGACCGCGACCGCGACCCGGCCGCCCAGGCCTGA
- a CDS encoding PPOX class F420-dependent oxidoreductase, with product MTGFDAQQDALLRLLSEGNSGVLVTLKRDGRPQLSNVNHFYYPDERIVRVSVTEDRAKTRNLRRDPRASYHVTSEDRWAWTVADGTADLTPVAADPEDATVAELVTLYRDVQGEHPDWDDYRRAMVRDRRVVLRLHVEHVYGQPRG from the coding sequence ATGACGGGATTCGATGCACAGCAGGATGCGCTTCTCCGGTTGCTCTCCGAAGGCAACAGCGGCGTGCTGGTCACGCTCAAGCGGGACGGCAGGCCCCAGCTGTCCAATGTCAACCACTTCTACTACCCCGACGAGCGCATCGTCCGGGTCTCGGTCACCGAGGACCGTGCGAAGACCCGGAACCTGCGCCGGGACCCGCGGGCGAGCTACCACGTCACCAGTGAGGACCGCTGGGCCTGGACGGTCGCGGACGGCACCGCGGACCTCACCCCGGTGGCCGCCGACCCCGAGGACGCCACCGTGGCGGAGCTGGTCACGCTCTACCGCGACGTCCAGGGCGAGCACCCGGACTGGGACGACTACCGCCGGGCCATGGTCAGGGACCGCCGGGTCGTGCTGCGGCTCCACGTCGAGCACGTGTACGGGCAGCCGCGTGGCTGA
- a CDS encoding glutamate dehydrogenase — translation MTTPPVSPPAPLISLTWTDHVTGRQGHLVVDRLVRGVSSGGLRMRAGCTLDEVAGLARGMTMKEALHFDADRTGARYVPLGGAKGGIDCDPRDPAAYGVLVRYLRAVRPYVENIWTTGEDLGLSQDLVDRAAAEAGLVSSIEAVYPLLDDETAARQRLADAFAVEVDGIGLDELVGGCGVAESALAALDRAGIAYGGARVAVQGLGTMGGATARFLSRAGLRVVAVADVKGTIANPAGLDVEALLSARDAYGTVDRGALRDADRELPAEAWLDRDVEVLIPAAVSYTIDAANQARIRAPWVVEAANMPVLPEAEALLAERGITVLPDVVVNSGTNAWWWWTLFGDIGAEADEAFAHTRSSMRALVELVLDRAAADGCTPRAAAHAVVADRLPVMTERFGWYR, via the coding sequence ATGACGACGCCTCCGGTGTCCCCGCCCGCCCCGCTGATCTCCCTGACCTGGACGGACCACGTCACCGGCCGCCAGGGGCACCTGGTCGTCGACCGGCTGGTGCGCGGGGTGTCCAGCGGCGGGTTGCGGATGCGGGCGGGCTGCACGCTCGACGAGGTGGCCGGACTGGCCCGCGGCATGACGATGAAGGAAGCCCTCCACTTCGACGCCGACCGCACCGGGGCCCGCTACGTACCGCTCGGCGGCGCCAAGGGCGGCATCGACTGCGATCCCCGCGATCCGGCCGCCTACGGCGTCCTGGTGCGCTACCTGCGGGCCGTACGTCCGTACGTCGAGAACATCTGGACGACCGGCGAGGACCTCGGCCTCAGCCAGGACCTGGTCGACCGGGCGGCCGCGGAGGCCGGGCTCGTCTCCTCCATCGAGGCCGTCTACCCACTGCTCGACGACGAGACGGCGGCCCGGCAGAGACTGGCCGACGCCTTCGCCGTCGAGGTGGACGGCATCGGCCTCGACGAGCTGGTCGGTGGCTGCGGGGTCGCCGAGTCGGCCCTTGCCGCGCTGGACCGGGCCGGGATCGCGTACGGCGGGGCACGGGTCGCCGTACAGGGTCTCGGCACCATGGGCGGCGCGACGGCCCGGTTCCTGTCGCGGGCCGGGCTGCGGGTGGTCGCCGTGGCCGACGTCAAGGGCACGATCGCCAATCCGGCCGGCCTCGACGTCGAGGCCCTGCTGTCCGCCCGGGATGCCTACGGGACGGTGGACCGCGGCGCGCTGCGCGACGCGGACCGCGAACTGCCCGCCGAGGCCTGGCTGGACAGGGACGTGGAGGTGCTCATACCCGCAGCCGTCTCCTACACCATCGACGCCGCGAACCAGGCCCGGATCAGGGCCCCTTGGGTGGTCGAGGCGGCCAATATGCCGGTGCTGCCCGAGGCCGAGGCGCTGCTCGCGGAGCGCGGGATCACGGTCCTGCCCGACGTCGTCGTCAACTCCGGCACCAACGCCTGGTGGTGGTGGACCCTGTTCGGCGACATCGGCGCCGAGGCGGACGAGGCCTTCGCGCACACCCGGAGTTCGATGCGCGCTCTCGTCGAACTCGTACTGGACCGGGCCGCGGCGGACGGCTGCACCCCTCGGGCGGCGGCCCACGCCGTCGTCGCGGACCGGCTGCCGGTGATGACGGAACGCTTCGGCTGGTACCGCTGA
- a CDS encoding TetR/AcrR family transcriptional regulator: protein MAERREELLRAAVEQIEVRGVAAVRIADVAAVLGVSNALVLYHFSTKEKLVAAAFAHAAEADLTHLRKLLTRRTTAVRRLRAAVRWYAPTGQAKGWRLWIEGWTASLRDPALRNVAGDLDQQWKAELAEVIEEGAAAGEFHCDDPMSVAWRLTALLDGLAVQMTSYAGPLSRATMLEWTEQALARELGIDHATLTA, encoded by the coding sequence GTGGCGGAGCGACGCGAGGAGCTGCTGCGCGCTGCCGTCGAGCAGATCGAGGTGCGCGGTGTCGCGGCGGTACGGATCGCCGATGTGGCCGCCGTCCTCGGTGTGAGCAACGCCCTCGTGCTCTACCACTTCTCCACCAAGGAGAAGCTGGTCGCCGCCGCCTTCGCGCACGCGGCCGAGGCCGATCTCACCCATCTGCGCAAGCTGTTGACCCGCCGGACCACGGCGGTGCGCAGGCTGCGCGCCGCCGTCCGCTGGTACGCCCCGACGGGCCAGGCCAAGGGCTGGCGGCTGTGGATCGAGGGCTGGACGGCCTCGCTCCGCGACCCCGCGCTGCGCAATGTGGCAGGCGATCTCGACCAGCAGTGGAAGGCGGAGCTGGCCGAGGTCATCGAGGAGGGCGCGGCCGCGGGCGAGTTCCACTGCGACGACCCGATGTCCGTGGCGTGGCGGCTGACCGCTCTGCTGGACGGCCTGGCGGTGCAGATGACCTCGTACGCGGGTCCGCTCTCCCGGGCCACGATGCTGGAGTGGACCGAACAGGCACTCGCCCGTGAACTGGGCATCGACCATGCGACGCTGACGGCCTGA
- a CDS encoding DUF6745 domain-containing protein, with amino-acid sequence MQYVESWRAVAAATGAADRAAAEDGVRLAYRSAGLAEPEEFVWADSPREAVGLVKKLADAGRSVREEVRTRPWAEERRRMYDELGPAGWSALWSATGAQLWETTAALADRIRAGVVAELAERPDDEPDVRLLLLDAVLGQHDAAWLAAFDGRGDRLDGLSAVARNAGWWWPYERTVVISERPEALHRDEAGRLDRGDGPALSYRDGFGLYAWRGMPVPADFLAELTALTPERIRAEENAELRRVMLEFYGYDRYLSESGAEPVHRDETGILWRIALDGDEDVVMVEVVNSTPEPDGTHRTYWLRVPPATRTAKDGVAWTFGLQGESYAPLRQT; translated from the coding sequence ATGCAGTACGTGGAGTCATGGCGGGCCGTGGCGGCGGCGACCGGAGCGGCGGACCGGGCGGCAGCCGAGGACGGGGTGCGGCTCGCCTATCGCAGCGCGGGACTGGCCGAGCCGGAGGAGTTCGTCTGGGCCGATTCGCCCAGGGAGGCCGTCGGGCTCGTGAAGAAGCTGGCCGACGCCGGCCGCTCGGTCCGCGAGGAGGTACGGACCCGGCCCTGGGCGGAGGAACGGCGCCGAATGTACGACGAGTTGGGCCCGGCCGGCTGGTCCGCGCTCTGGTCCGCCACCGGCGCCCAGCTGTGGGAGACGACGGCGGCGCTCGCCGACCGGATACGGGCGGGTGTCGTCGCCGAACTCGCCGAGCGGCCCGACGACGAGCCGGATGTGCGGCTGCTCCTCCTCGACGCGGTCCTGGGCCAGCACGACGCGGCCTGGCTCGCCGCGTTCGACGGCCGGGGCGACCGGCTCGACGGACTGTCGGCGGTGGCCAGGAACGCGGGCTGGTGGTGGCCCTACGAGCGCACCGTGGTGATCAGTGAGCGTCCCGAGGCGCTGCACCGCGACGAGGCGGGCAGGCTCGACCGGGGCGACGGGCCCGCGCTCTCCTACCGGGACGGCTTCGGGCTGTACGCCTGGCGCGGTATGCCGGTGCCCGCCGACTTCCTGGCGGAGCTGACCGCGCTCACCCCCGAGCGGATCCGGGCCGAGGAGAACGCGGAACTGCGTCGCGTGATGCTGGAGTTCTACGGATACGACCGCTACCTCAGCGAGTCGGGCGCCGAACCGGTCCACCGGGACGAGACGGGCATCCTCTGGCGGATCGCGCTCGACGGCGACGAGGACGTGGTCATGGTCGAGGTGGTCAACTCCACCCCGGAGCCGGACGGGACGCATCGCACGTACTGGCTGCGGGTGCCGCCCGCGACCCGGACCGCGAAGGACGGCGTCGCCTGGACCTTCGGCCTGCAGGGGGAGTCCTACGCACCCCTGCGCCAGACCTGA
- a CDS encoding STM4015 family protein, with protein sequence MSDVDHLHELLGLPAVDFQHTASEGSAPAAGAAAWRVSVDPYEDEERSWEQEFASFLESVDPAGVRALIVGQWGESYEEDSSYPIGLVTAAADRLTSLEAVFVGDLTMEESEISWIQQSDVTALLAAYPALVEFGVRGGSDLVFPPVRHERLRALTIETGGLPVAVVRGVLDSELPSLERLDLWLGVSAYGGDTDVADLAPLLSGTRFPALHHLGLRNSEVENEIAAAIASAPLVARLRTLDLSCGTLGDEGAAALLEGQPLTHLDVLDLHHHFLSEPVERRIAEALEPHGVRVDLSDRCKPWGDRGAEGRYTTVSE encoded by the coding sequence ATGTCCGATGTGGACCACCTGCACGAGTTGCTCGGCCTTCCGGCCGTCGATTTCCAGCACACCGCGAGCGAGGGGTCCGCACCGGCCGCCGGCGCGGCTGCCTGGCGCGTCTCGGTCGACCCGTACGAGGACGAGGAGCGCAGCTGGGAGCAGGAGTTCGCCTCGTTCCTGGAGTCCGTCGATCCGGCCGGTGTGCGGGCGCTGATCGTCGGACAGTGGGGCGAGTCGTACGAGGAGGACTCGTCCTACCCGATCGGTCTCGTGACGGCCGCCGCCGACCGGCTGACGTCGTTGGAGGCGGTGTTCGTCGGCGATCTGACGATGGAGGAGTCGGAGATCTCCTGGATCCAGCAGAGCGATGTCACCGCTCTGCTCGCGGCCTACCCCGCGCTGGTGGAGTTCGGGGTGCGCGGCGGATCCGATCTCGTCTTCCCGCCCGTCCGGCACGAGCGGCTGCGTGCGCTCACCATCGAGACGGGCGGGCTGCCGGTCGCGGTGGTCCGCGGGGTGCTGGACAGCGAGCTGCCCTCGTTGGAGCGGCTCGATCTCTGGCTGGGTGTCTCCGCCTACGGCGGCGACACCGACGTGGCGGATCTCGCGCCGCTGCTGTCCGGCACCCGGTTCCCGGCCCTGCACCACCTCGGGCTGCGCAACAGCGAGGTGGAGAACGAGATCGCCGCGGCCATTGCTTCGGCCCCGCTCGTGGCCCGGTTGCGCACGCTCGATCTGTCGTGCGGCACCCTCGGGGACGAGGGCGCGGCCGCGCTGCTGGAGGGTCAGCCACTGACTCATCTCGATGTGCTCGATCTGCACCACCACTTCCTGTCCGAGCCGGTGGAGCGCCGGATCGCCGAGGCGCTGGAGCCGCACGGGGTGCGGGTCGATCTGTCGGACCGCTGCAAGCCGTGGGGCGACCGCGGGGCCGAGGGGCGCTACACCACGGTGTCGGAGTGA
- a CDS encoding STM4015 family protein, translated as MRSIEHPGVFHGLPVLTLPFLDDAGVRALPAAESVAWRLDCGQDAVPFPELWQHFLDTVDTTRVRALLVGPWWTDDYDTFAPVVERMAAAAGRFEDLRALFLADVVGEECEVSWLDMCDITPLVQAFPLLEELTVRGGGDSVPEEEKLRLRPVRHEALKSLRFESGGLPGHVVRAVGASVLPALERLEFWFGADWYGGDATVEDLRPVLAGGGFPRLRHLGLQNSEIQDEIAAAVSSAPVIAQLESLALSMGTLSDTGAEALLGGQPLTHLTSLDLHHHYLTDPLMDRFRELCARSGTHLDLDEADTWDPEDEEPRYVAVSE; from the coding sequence GTGAGAAGCATCGAACACCCCGGGGTCTTCCACGGCCTTCCCGTGCTGACCCTGCCGTTTCTGGACGATGCCGGTGTGCGGGCGCTGCCGGCCGCGGAGTCGGTGGCCTGGCGGCTGGACTGCGGCCAGGACGCGGTGCCGTTCCCGGAGCTCTGGCAGCACTTCCTCGACACGGTCGACACGACGCGTGTCCGTGCCCTGCTGGTCGGCCCGTGGTGGACGGACGACTACGACACCTTCGCCCCCGTCGTGGAGCGGATGGCGGCAGCTGCCGGCCGCTTCGAGGATCTGCGCGCGCTGTTCCTCGCCGATGTGGTCGGCGAGGAGTGCGAGGTGTCGTGGCTCGACATGTGCGACATCACGCCGTTGGTCCAAGCGTTTCCGCTCCTGGAGGAGCTGACCGTGCGCGGCGGTGGGGACAGCGTCCCCGAGGAGGAGAAGCTGCGACTGCGTCCGGTGCGGCACGAGGCGCTGAAGTCACTGAGGTTCGAGTCCGGCGGCCTGCCGGGCCACGTCGTTCGCGCGGTCGGGGCCAGCGTCCTGCCCGCCCTGGAGCGGCTGGAGTTCTGGTTCGGTGCCGACTGGTACGGCGGTGACGCCACGGTCGAGGACCTGCGGCCGGTCCTGGCCGGCGGCGGCTTTCCCCGGCTTCGCCATCTCGGCCTGCAGAACAGCGAGATCCAGGACGAGATAGCCGCGGCGGTCTCCTCCGCCCCGGTGATCGCCCAGCTGGAGTCGCTCGCGCTCTCCATGGGAACCCTCAGCGACACGGGGGCCGAGGCCCTCCTCGGCGGTCAGCCGCTCACCCATCTGACGTCGCTGGATCTGCATCACCACTACCTCACCGATCCGCTGATGGACCGCTTCCGCGAGCTGTGTGCCCGCTCGGGCACGCACCTCGATCTCGACGAGGCGGACACCTGGGATCCCGAGGACGAAGAGCCCCGCTATGTCGCGGTCAGCGAATAG